The proteins below are encoded in one region of Amycolatopsis magusensis:
- a CDS encoding CBS domain-containing protein, whose product MLAREIMTRPAVAVSPGTPVREATAMLIEHGFAGMPVVNEDEQVVGVFTEADALRADFGAATATVDAVMAKPVEVVSPDTDVAEIARHMLIDRLRCIPVVEEGVLAGVISRRDLLRPLVRHDDAIVAHLHALLDDYSGHRKRWSVDVVGGVVSVGGGFADAAERQTIRALAHTVPGVSQVELH is encoded by the coding sequence ATGTTGGCACGAGAGATCATGACGCGGCCCGCGGTGGCGGTCTCGCCGGGAACGCCGGTGCGCGAAGCGACCGCGATGCTGATCGAGCACGGATTCGCCGGAATGCCGGTGGTCAACGAGGACGAGCAGGTGGTCGGGGTGTTCACCGAGGCCGACGCCCTGCGCGCCGACTTCGGCGCCGCCACGGCGACGGTGGACGCGGTGATGGCCAAGCCGGTGGAGGTGGTGTCGCCGGACACCGACGTGGCCGAGATCGCCCGGCACATGCTGATCGATCGCCTCCGGTGCATTCCCGTCGTCGAGGAGGGCGTGCTGGCCGGGGTGATCAGCAGGCGGGACCTGCTGCGCCCGCTGGTCCGTCACGACGACGCGATCGTCGCGCACCTCCACGCGCTGCTCGACGACTACTCCGGTCACCGCAAGCGCTGGTCGGTCGACGTGGTCGGTGGCGTGGTCAGCGTGGGCGGCGGATTCGCCGATGCGGCGGAACGGCAGACGATCCGGGCGCTCGCCCACACCGTGCCCGGCGTCTCCCAGGTCGAACTGCACTGA
- a CDS encoding glyceraldehyde 3-phosphate dehydrogenase NAD-binding domain-containing protein encodes MNGFGRIGRDLLRGVLAQPERRIDVVGVNDLTSAETLAHLLEYDSTYGSSPPPWK; translated from the coding sequence ATCAACGGTTTCGGCAGGATCGGGCGCGACCTCCTGCGAGGGGTGCTGGCCCAGCCAGAACGGCGGATCGACGTGGTGGGGGTGAACGACCTCACCTCCGCCGAAACCCTCGCGCACCTGCTGGAGTACGACTCGACCTACGGCAGCTCCCCGCCCCCGTGGAAGTGA
- a CDS encoding Acg family FMN-binding oxidoreductase has product MNWSSAEIGVLAHAVSRAPSVHDTKPWSLEPRGDVVELFERFDVSLPRHDPTGRDRVISCGAALANLELAVRALGWDAQTALFPQPGRGDLVAQVRASGRAAVTELTSARYSAIFRRHSHREPFRLRRVPVRRLRALTGAASEPGVQARLIDPRTETAPLADLLEYAAEVLKDDRAYQRELTAWLSLPPGAAERTSLPWAGLVRRGTRVPDRITFASRLAQEGLLVVLTPDDTRRDHLHAGAAAQRIWLDAVAGGLVASVVTQPLHLPEVRAGLIEQLGLAGYPQLILRVGYPAEAVPEPVKLPVVQEEAR; this is encoded by the coding sequence ATGAACTGGTCCAGTGCGGAGATCGGGGTGCTGGCGCACGCGGTCAGCCGGGCGCCGTCGGTGCACGACACCAAGCCGTGGTCGCTCGAGCCACGCGGTGACGTCGTCGAGTTGTTCGAGCGCTTCGACGTGTCGCTGCCGCGCCACGATCCGACCGGTCGCGATCGCGTGATTTCCTGCGGTGCGGCTCTGGCCAACCTGGAACTGGCCGTGCGGGCGCTTGGCTGGGACGCGCAAACGGCGTTGTTCCCCCAGCCGGGGCGCGGGGACCTGGTGGCGCAGGTGCGGGCGTCGGGACGGGCGGCGGTCACCGAGCTGACTTCGGCGCGCTACTCGGCGATCTTCCGGCGGCACAGCCATCGCGAACCGTTCCGGTTGCGCCGGGTGCCGGTCCGCCGCCTGCGAGCGCTGACCGGGGCGGCGAGCGAACCGGGCGTGCAAGCCCGGTTGATCGATCCCCGGACCGAGACCGCGCCGCTGGCCGATCTGCTGGAGTACGCGGCCGAGGTGTTGAAGGACGATCGCGCGTACCAGCGGGAGCTGACCGCGTGGCTCAGCCTGCCGCCGGGAGCCGCCGAACGGACCAGCCTGCCGTGGGCGGGATTGGTGCGCCGCGGTACCCGGGTGCCCGATCGCATCACCTTCGCTTCCCGGCTCGCCCAGGAGGGCCTGCTGGTGGTGCTCACCCCGGACGACACCCGGCGGGACCATCTGCACGCCGGTGCGGCCGCGCAGCGGATCTGGCTGGACGCCGTGGCCGGGGGCCTGGTGGCGTCCGTGGTGACCCAGCCGCTGCACCTGCCCGAGGTCCGCGCCGGGCTGATCGAACAGCTCGGCCTGGCGGGCTACCCCCAGCTGATCCTGCGGGTCGGCTACCCGGCCGAGGCCGTGCCCGAGCCCGTGAAGCTGCCCGT